AATGAGGCATCCACCTCCACAACGGGAAAATGTGCACCGTACTCTTTGAGTTTATCACGCTGGGACACACCGCCATGATACAAACTATCATGATCACCCCAACCGGTCACACCAACATAAATCATCTGCATCATCACTCCTTTGGAAAGGCCCCAATTACTGGACTTCTTCTTTATTATTTTTTACCCTTTTTGAGCCATATCTAATCTTTGGTATAAGGGTGTGAATATCAAAACAAAAAGCCTGCCAGTCAGACCCGGCAGGCTTTTGTATGAATGGTTATCCTAAATCGCCTTACAGGCAGGCCAGTCGGTTATTATCCGATGGAGCCTTCCATTTCGAACTTGATCAGACGGTTCATTTCAACCGCATATTCCATTGGAAGTTCTTTTGTAAATGGTTCGATGAAGCCCATTACGATCATTTCCGTTGCTTCTTGCTCAGAAATTCCGCGGCTCATCAAGTAGAACAATTGTTCTTCAGATACTTTGGAAACCTTCGCTTCGTGTTCAAGGGAAATGTTATCATTCAAGATTTCATTGTAAGGGATCGTATCAGATGTAGACTGATTATCCATGATTAATGTATCACATTCAATGTTGGAACGAGCTCCATCCGCTTTACGTCCGAAATGAACGATACCACGGTATGTTACTTTACCGCCCTGTTTAGAAATTGATTTAGATACGATAGTTGAAGATGTATTTGGAGCTAGGTGAATCATTTTTGCTCCAGCATCTTGGTGTTGGCCTTTGCCGGCAATGGCAATCGATAATGTCATACCACGAGCACCTTCACCTTTTAAGATGACAGCAGGATATTTCATTGTCAATTTGGAACCGATGTTACCATCGATCCATTCCATTGTTGCGTTAGCGTCACAAACCGCACGTTTCGTAACCAGGTTAAACACGTTGTTTGCCCAGTTTTGGATCGTCGTGTAACGGCAGTAAGCATCTTTCTTAATGACGATTTCAACAACCGCACTATGAAGGGAGTTAGTTGTATAAACAGGAGCTGTACAACCTTCTACATAGTGAACGGATGCGCCTTCATCAACAACGATTAGCGTACGTTCGAATTGCCCCATGTTTTCAGAGTTGATCCGGAAATAAGCTTGAAGCGGAGTATCCACTTTAACGCCTTTTGGTACATAGATGAAAGATCCGCCTGACCAAACTGCCGAGTTCAATGCAGAGAATTTATTGTCAGTGGGCGGGATCGTTTTTCCAAAGTGCTCACGGAAGATATCCTCATTTTCACGTAGTGCCGAGTCCGTATCTTTAAATACGATACCCAAATCTTCCAATTCTTCTTTCATGCTGTGGTAAACCACTTCTGATTCGTATTGAGCCGATACGCCGGCAAGATATTTTTGTTCGGCTTCAGGAATTCCCAATTTATCAAAAGTCTGTTTGATTTCATCAGGAACTTCATCCCAAGATTTCTCTGATTTCTCTGATGGCTTAACATAGTATGTGATTTCATCAAAATTCAGGCTCTGCATGTCGCCGCCCCATTGAGGCATT
The DNA window shown above is from Peribacillus sp. FSL P2-0133 and carries:
- the sufB gene encoding Fe-S cluster assembly protein SufB: MAKKMPEIGDYKYGFADKDVSIFRSKRGLTKEIVEEISRMKDEPQWMLDFRLKSLEHFYNMPMPQWGGDMQSLNFDEITYYVKPSEKSEKSWDEVPDEIKQTFDKLGIPEAEQKYLAGVSAQYESEVVYHSMKEELEDLGIVFKDTDSALRENEDIFREHFGKTIPPTDNKFSALNSAVWSGGSFIYVPKGVKVDTPLQAYFRINSENMGQFERTLIVVDEGASVHYVEGCTAPVYTTNSLHSAVVEIVIKKDAYCRYTTIQNWANNVFNLVTKRAVCDANATMEWIDGNIGSKLTMKYPAVILKGEGARGMTLSIAIAGKGQHQDAGAKMIHLAPNTSSTIVSKSISKQGGKVTYRGIVHFGRKADGARSNIECDTLIMDNQSTSDTIPYNEILNDNISLEHEAKVSKVSEEQLFYLMSRGISEQEATEMIVMGFIEPFTKELPMEYAVEMNRLIKFEMEGSIG